Proteins encoded in a region of the Flavobacterium sp. MDT1-60 genome:
- a CDS encoding HmuY family protein — MKKLLFLSIVLLSLASCSSDDDTKVEIPTVGETLKTSVGGPNQPNQLYLDLSAAETKSVNRTSWDFGFSSGSDFRVIINGSLKMAVKKLATSDITLSQVIDANVSVGAGTTLSNNGFVDNPTGVLAGAGAGIGTAIAEISVTDADNKVYLVNLGLAVSTTQPAVGSVSVDGEARGWKKVRILRSGNGYKIQYADLTSATFTEKTISKDSNFNFSFFSLTSGNTVSVEPEKTKWDLNFTTFTNYLNMGQGEVTYGYADFITTNSKGGTQVYQVLTSAKTYEAFVKADVVEANFTVSATDQRIIGANWRNGGGPTSLPSIRTDRFYVVKDAAGNYYKVKFLTMTNDAGVRGNTTLEYAILN, encoded by the coding sequence ATGAAAAAGTTATTATTTTTATCAATCGTGTTACTATCATTAGCATCATGTTCAAGTGATGACGATACTAAAGTTGAAATCCCAACTGTGGGAGAAACTTTGAAGACTTCTGTTGGTGGGCCAAACCAACCAAATCAACTTTATCTTGATTTAAGTGCTGCAGAAACTAAATCAGTAAACAGGACTTCTTGGGATTTCGGATTCTCTTCAGGCTCAGATTTTAGAGTAATCATCAACGGTTCACTTAAAATGGCTGTTAAAAAATTGGCTACTTCTGATATTACTTTGTCACAGGTAATTGATGCAAATGTTTCGGTTGGAGCAGGTACAACTCTTTCTAACAATGGATTTGTTGATAACCCGACAGGGGTTTTAGCTGGTGCAGGAGCAGGGATCGGAACTGCAATTGCTGAAATTTCAGTTACAGATGCTGATAATAAAGTATACTTAGTAAATTTAGGATTAGCTGTTTCTACCACACAACCCGCTGTCGGTTCCGTGAGTGTTGATGGAGAAGCAAGAGGATGGAAAAAAGTGAGAATCTTAAGAAGTGGAAATGGATATAAAATTCAATATGCAGACTTAACTTCTGCAACTTTTACGGAGAAAACCATTTCAAAAGACTCAAATTTTAATTTTTCATTCTTTAGTTTGACTTCAGGAAATACTGTTTCAGTTGAGCCTGAAAAAACAAAATGGGATTTGAATTTCACAACCTTTACTAATTACTTAAATATGGGTCAAGGTGAAGTTACTTATGGTTATGCTGATTTTATTACTACAAACTCAAAAGGAGGAACGCAAGTATACCAAGTATTAACTTCTGCTAAAACTTATGAGGCTTTTGTAAAAGCAGATGTAGTTGAGGCAAACTTTACTGTTTCTGCAACTGATCAAAGAATAATTGGAGCTAACTGGAGAAATGGTGGAGGACCAACTTCATTGCCAAGTATTAGAACTGATCGTTTTTATGTTGTTAAAGATGCTGCTGGAAATTACTACAAAGTTAAATTCCTTACTATGACAAATGACGCCGGTGTAAGAGGAAATACTACTTTGGAGTATGCTATCTTAAACTAA